The following are encoded in a window of Sulfitobacter sp. S190 genomic DNA:
- the secY gene encoding preprotein translocase subunit SecY, producing the protein MVSAVENMAANTSWSAFGKATDLRHRILFTLGLLIIYRLGTFIPVPGIDGGALREFMESAGQGIGGMVSMFTGGALGRMGIFALGIMPYISASIIVQLLTSMVPALEQLKKEGEQGRKKINQYTRWGTVALATVQAYGLAVSLEAGDIAADPGMFFRVSCLITLVGGTMFLMWLGEQITARGIGNGISLIIFVGIIAEVPAAIAQFFASGRSGAISPAVIVAVLVMVVATIMFVVFMERALRKIHIQYPKRQVGMKVYDGGSSHLPVKVNPAGVIPAIFASSLLLLPVTISTFSGNSTSPVMSWLLANFGPGQPLYLLFFVAMIVFFAYFYTFNVSFKPDDVADNLKNQNGFVPGIRPGKNTAAYLEYVVNRVLVLGSAYLAAVCLLPEILRGQFAIPFYFGGTSVLIVVSVTMDTIQQVQSHLLAHQYEGLLEKSNLRGKGGKPRKKRSPLRR; encoded by the coding sequence ATGGTATCTGCCGTCGAGAACATGGCCGCCAACACCAGCTGGTCCGCCTTTGGCAAGGCAACCGATCTGCGTCACCGCATTCTGTTTACCCTTGGCCTGCTGATCATCTATCGCCTTGGCACGTTCATCCCCGTTCCGGGTATCGATGGCGGCGCGCTGCGCGAATTCATGGAAAGCGCGGGGCAGGGCATCGGCGGCATGGTGTCGATGTTTACCGGCGGTGCGCTGGGGCGGATGGGCATCTTTGCGCTTGGCATCATGCCCTACATCTCGGCCTCGATCATCGTGCAGCTGCTCACCTCGATGGTGCCCGCGCTCGAACAGCTGAAGAAAGAGGGCGAACAGGGCCGCAAGAAGATCAACCAATACACCCGCTGGGGCACCGTGGCGCTGGCCACCGTGCAGGCCTACGGGCTTGCCGTCAGCCTCGAGGCAGGCGATATCGCCGCCGATCCGGGCATGTTCTTCCGCGTGTCGTGCCTGATCACGCTGGTGGGGGGCACCATGTTCCTGATGTGGCTGGGCGAGCAGATCACCGCCCGCGGCATCGGCAACGGTATCTCGCTCATCATCTTTGTCGGCATCATCGCCGAGGTTCCCGCCGCGATCGCACAGTTCTTTGCCTCCGGCCGCTCCGGCGCGATCAGCCCCGCGGTCATCGTGGCCGTGCTGGTCATGGTCGTGGCCACCATCATGTTCGTCGTGTTCATGGAGCGTGCCCTGCGCAAGATCCACATCCAGTATCCCAAACGCCAGGTCGGCATGAAGGTCTACGACGGCGGCTCTTCGCACCTGCCGGTCAAGGTCAACCCCGCGGGCGTGATCCCGGCGATCTTCGCCAGCTCGCTGCTGCTGCTGCCGGTCACCATCTCGACCTTCTCGGGCAACTCGACCAGCCCCGTGATGTCGTGGCTGCTGGCCAACTTCGGTCCCGGTCAGCCGCTGTACCTGCTGTTCTTCGTGGCGATGATCGTGTTCTTCGCGTATTTCTACACCTTCAACGTCAGCTTCAAACCCGATGACGTGGCCGACAATCTCAAGAACCAGAACGGCTTTGTCCCCGGTATCCGTCCGGGCAAGAACACCGCCGCCTATCTGGAATACGTGGTCAACCGCGTGCTGGTGCTGGGCTCTGCCTATCTGGCCGCCGTCTGTCTGCTGCCCGAAATCCTGCGGGGCCAGTTCGCGATCCCGTTCTATTTCGGCGGTACATCGGTGCTGATTGTCGTGTCGGTGACCATGGACACCATCCAGCAGGTGCAAAGCCATCTGCTCGCCCACCAGTACGAAGGTCTGCTTGAGAAGTCGAACCTGCGTGGTAAGGGTGGCAAACCCCGCAAGAAACGGAGCCCGCTGCGTCGATGA
- the rplX gene encoding 50S ribosomal protein L24, with amino-acid sequence MAAKLKKGDTVIVLAGKDKGKEGTISSIDPKSNKAVVDGVNIAIRATRQSQTSQGGRLPKAMPVDLSNLAIKDANGKPTRVGFKMDGDKKVRYAKTTGDVI; translated from the coding sequence ATGGCTGCTAAACTGAAAAAAGGTGACACGGTCATCGTTCTGGCAGGCAAGGACAAGGGCAAGGAAGGCACGATTTCTTCCATCGACCCCAAGTCGAACAAAGCCGTTGTGGATGGCGTGAACATCGCAATCCGCGCCACACGCCAAAGCCAGACATCGCAGGGCGGTCGTCTGCCCAAGGCGATGCCTGTCGATCTGAGCAACCTCGCGATCAAGGATGCCAACGGCAAGCCGACCCGCGTGGGTTTCAAAATGGATGGTGACAAGAAAGTGCGCTACGCCAAAACAACAGGGGACGTGATCTGA
- the rpsH gene encoding 30S ribosomal protein S8: protein MNDPIADMLTRIRNSQLRGKSTVMTPASKLRAWVLDVLADEGYIRGYEATTGIDGHPAIEISLKYYEGEPVIRELKRISKPGRRVYMGAQDIPSVRQGLGVSIVSTPKGVMSDANARSQNVGGEVLCTVF from the coding sequence ATGAACGATCCTATCGCAGATATGCTGACACGCATCCGCAACAGCCAGTTGCGCGGCAAATCCACCGTCATGACACCAGCGTCCAAGCTGCGTGCCTGGGTGCTGGATGTGCTGGCCGACGAAGGCTACATTCGCGGGTACGAAGCAACCACCGGCATCGATGGCCACCCCGCCATCGAAATCAGCCTGAAGTATTACGAAGGCGAACCCGTCATTCGTGAACTCAAGCGGATCTCCAAGCCGGGCCGCCGCGTCTACATGGGCGCACAAGACATCCCGTCGGTCCGTCAGGGCCTGGGTGTGTCGATTGTCTCCACCCCCAAGGGTGTGATGTCGGACGCAAACGCACGCAGCCAGAACGTTGGCGGCGAAGTGCTCTGCACCGTATTCTAA
- the rplE gene encoding 50S ribosomal protein L5: MLDDANYTPRLKADYKDRIRAALKEEFGYANDMMIPRLDKIVLNIGCGAEAVRDSKKAKSAQEDLTAIAGQKALTTVAKKSIAGFRVREDMPLGAKVTLRGDRMYEFLDRLITIALPRVRDFRGVSGKSFDGRGNYAMGMKEHIVFPEIDFDKVDETWGMDIVIATTAKTDAEAKAMLKHFNMPFNS, translated from the coding sequence ATGCTTGACGATGCAAACTACACACCCCGCCTCAAGGCCGACTACAAGGACCGCATCCGCGCGGCCCTGAAAGAAGAGTTCGGCTATGCCAACGACATGATGATCCCCCGTCTGGACAAAATCGTCCTGAACATCGGGTGCGGCGCAGAAGCTGTCCGTGACAGCAAGAAAGCCAAATCCGCTCAGGAAGACCTGACAGCGATCGCGGGCCAGAAGGCACTGACAACCGTGGCCAAGAAATCCATCGCGGGTTTCCGGGTGCGCGAAGACATGCCCTTGGGCGCGAAAGTCACTCTGCGTGGCGACCGCATGTACGAATTCCTGGATCGTCTGATCACGATTGCTCTGCCCCGTGTCCGCGACTTCCGCGGCGTATCGGGCAAATCTTTCGACGGCCGTGGCAACTACGCCATGGGCATGAAAGAGCACATCGTGTTCCCCGAAATCGACTTTGATAAGGTCGACGAGACATGGGGCATGGACATCGTAATCGCCACCACGGCGAAAACCGACGCTGAAGCAAAGGCGATGTTGAAGCACTTCAACATGCCGTTCAACAGCTGA
- the rpsM gene encoding 30S ribosomal protein S13, with translation MARIAGVNIPTAKRVPIALTYITGIGNTSAAQICEAVGIDVTRRVNELSDAEVLKIREHIDENYTVEGDLRRDTQMNIKRLMDLGCYRGLRHRRNLPVRGQRTHTNARTRKGPAKAIAGKKK, from the coding sequence GTGGCACGTATTGCCGGCGTAAACATCCCGACTGCAAAGCGGGTTCCAATCGCCCTCACATATATCACCGGTATCGGTAACACCTCGGCCGCACAAATCTGCGAAGCCGTTGGCATCGACGTCACCCGTCGCGTCAACGAACTGTCGGATGCCGAAGTTCTGAAAATCCGCGAACACATCGACGAAAACTACACCGTCGAAGGTGACCTGCGTCGTGATACGCAGATGAACATCAAGCGTCTGATGGACCTTGGCTGCTACCGTGGCCTGCGTCACCGTCGTAACCTGCCCGTCCGCGGTCAGCGCACACACACAAACGCTCGTACCCGCAAAGGCCCCGCAAAGGCCATTGCCGGCAAGAAGAAATAA
- the rplQ gene encoding 50S ribosomal protein L17, whose amino-acid sequence MRHARGYRRLNRTHEHRKALFANMAGSLIEHEQIKTTLPKAKELRPIIEKMITLAKRGDLHARRQARARLKEDQYVTKLFDILGPRYKDRQGGYVRILKAGFRYGDMAPMAIIEFVDRDRDAKGAADKARVAEEEAAD is encoded by the coding sequence ATGCGTCACGCACGTGGATACCGCCGCCTGAACCGGACACACGAACACCGTAAGGCCCTGTTTGCCAACATGGCAGGCTCGCTCATCGAACATGAGCAAATCAAGACGACACTGCCCAAAGCCAAGGAACTGCGCCCCATCATCGAGAAGATGATCACGCTGGCAAAACGCGGTGATCTGCACGCCCGCCGTCAGGCCCGTGCACGCCTCAAAGAGGACCAGTATGTCACGAAATTGTTCGACATCCTCGGCCCCCGCTACAAAGACCGTCAGGGTGGCTATGTGCGCATCCTGAAAGCGGGCTTCCGCTACGGTGACATGGCGCCGATGGCGATCATCGAATTCGTCGACCGCGACCGCGACGCCAAAGGCGCCGCAGACAAGGCACGCGTTGCCGAAGAAGAAGCCGCAGACTGA
- a CDS encoding adenylate kinase, whose amino-acid sequence MNIILLGPPGAGKGTQARHLVENRNMVQLSTGDMLREAKDSGTEMGKVVADVMARGALVTDEIVIGLIREKLTDKSEHGGFIFDGFPRTLAQADALGELMQAEGQTLDAVIEMRVDDEALVDRITARSTCGMCGEVYNDNTKPIPSDGKCTNCGGTEFKRRADDNEESLKTRLMAYYKQTSPLIGYYYAKEMLSTVDGLGEIAEVQGSIAGVLDA is encoded by the coding sequence ATGAATATTATCCTGCTTGGACCCCCCGGTGCCGGTAAAGGCACGCAAGCCCGCCATCTGGTGGAAAACCGCAACATGGTCCAGCTGAGCACCGGCGACATGCTGCGCGAAGCCAAGGACAGCGGTACGGAAATGGGCAAGGTTGTCGCGGACGTGATGGCGCGCGGCGCGCTCGTCACCGACGAGATCGTGATCGGTCTGATCCGCGAAAAGCTGACCGACAAGTCCGAGCACGGCGGTTTCATCTTTGACGGCTTTCCCCGCACGCTGGCGCAGGCCGACGCGCTGGGTGAGCTGATGCAGGCCGAGGGCCAGACGCTCGACGCGGTGATCGAAATGCGCGTCGACGACGAAGCGCTGGTGGACCGCATCACCGCCCGCTCGACCTGCGGCATGTGCGGCGAGGTGTATAACGACAACACCAAGCCGATCCCCTCGGATGGCAAATGCACCAACTGCGGCGGCACCGAATTCAAGCGCCGCGCCGACGACAACGAGGAAAGCCTCAAGACGCGGCTGATGGCCTACTACAAGCAGACATCCCCCCTGATCGGCTACTACTACGCCAAGGAGATGCTCAGCACCGTCGACGGTCTGGGTGAAATCGCCGAGGTGCAAGGCAGCATCGCAGGCGTGCTCGACGCCTGA
- a CDS encoding acyltransferase → MSENGPQRVHAIDSAKGIGIVLVVFGHAWRGAATSGLLPDTPLYHAVDRAIYAFHMPLFFFLSGLLFLDAVQSRAFTQVVRSRVVRLLWPMALWSWLFFGLRHLAGNAVNSPVSLDEFPLIPLPPYEHLWFLWSLFGLQVLGLLIFWMHPRLREPPVYRTVATVLALVIAALIPVLIVPSVVWGPMVQHAPYFLAGIGAGAFVEWRPTGRVALLAAFLFGLTLLLMLGTHVPVLVSLLLVVLAGIALRGLDAGEDAPGPMMAVLRQLGRASMVIYLSHTIFSAAVRIAALGVGLDHAAFVLASTTVAGLAVPFALHLLVRRHAFGRLLGV, encoded by the coding sequence ATGTCCGAAAACGGGCCACAGCGGGTACACGCAATTGACAGTGCCAAAGGTATTGGCATCGTGTTGGTGGTGTTCGGCCACGCCTGGCGCGGCGCCGCGACGTCGGGGCTGCTGCCAGACACACCGCTCTATCATGCGGTGGATCGCGCAATTTACGCCTTCCACATGCCGCTCTTCTTCTTCCTGTCGGGCCTCCTTTTCCTCGATGCGGTTCAGAGCAGGGCGTTTACCCAGGTCGTGCGCAGCCGTGTCGTGCGGCTTTTGTGGCCCATGGCCCTGTGGAGCTGGCTGTTCTTCGGGCTGCGTCACCTCGCCGGTAACGCGGTGAATTCGCCGGTGTCGCTTGACGAATTTCCCCTCATCCCTCTGCCGCCCTACGAACATCTGTGGTTCCTGTGGTCGCTGTTCGGCCTTCAGGTGTTGGGGCTGCTGATCTTCTGGATGCACCCGCGCCTGCGCGAACCCCCGGTGTACCGGACCGTTGCAACCGTGCTGGCGCTGGTGATCGCGGCGCTCATTCCGGTGCTGATCGTGCCCTCGGTCGTCTGGGGGCCAATGGTGCAGCATGCGCCCTATTTTCTCGCCGGTATCGGGGCAGGGGCCTTTGTCGAATGGCGCCCGACGGGGCGGGTTGCGCTGTTGGCGGCTTTCCTCTTCGGTCTGACCCTTCTGTTGATGCTGGGCACCCATGTGCCGGTGCTGGTGTCTCTGCTGCTGGTGGTGCTGGCGGGCATCGCGCTGCGCGGTCTGGACGCGGGCGAGGATGCGCCCGGTCCGATGATGGCCGTTCTGCGCCAGTTGGGGCGCGCGTCGATGGTCATCTATCTGTCGCATACCATCTTTTCCGCGGCTGTGCGCATCGCGGCCCTTGGCGTGGGGCTCGACCACGCGGCGTTCGTGCTGGCCTCGACCACCGTTGCGGGCCTCGCGGTGCCGTTCGCTCTGCATCTTCTGGTGCGCCGACACGCGTTTGGCCGCCTGCTGGGCGTCTGA
- the rplO gene encoding 50S ribosomal protein L15, translated as MKLHELSDNPGATKKRKRVGRGPGSGTGKMGGRGIKGQKSRSGVAINGYEGGQMPLYQRLPKRGFTKPNRKEYAVVNLGLIQKFIDEGKIDAKASITEDALIASGLVRRKRDGIRVLAKGDVSAKMTLEVTGASKSAVEAVEKAGGTLTVTAPAAAEASE; from the coding sequence ATGAAACTGCATGAACTGTCCGATAACCCAGGCGCCACCAAGAAACGCAAGCGCGTTGGCCGTGGTCCCGGCTCCGGCACAGGTAAAATGGGTGGCCGTGGTATCAAAGGTCAGAAATCCCGTTCGGGTGTGGCCATCAATGGCTACGAAGGCGGCCAGATGCCCCTCTACCAACGTCTGCCCAAGCGCGGCTTTACCAAGCCGAACCGCAAGGAATACGCCGTTGTGAACCTGGGCCTGATCCAGAAATTCATCGACGAAGGCAAAATCGACGCGAAAGCCTCCATCACTGAGGACGCGCTGATTGCCTCCGGTCTGGTGCGCCGCAAGCGTGACGGTATCCGCGTTCTGGCAAAGGGCGATGTATCCGCCAAGATGACGCTGGAAGTGACCGGCGCGTCGAAATCCGCGGTTGAAGCCGTGGAAAAAGCCGGCGGCACCCTGACCGTTACGGCACCGGCTGCGGCTGAAGCGTCCGAATAA
- the rpsQ gene encoding 30S ribosomal protein S17, whose product MPKRILTGTVTSDANEQTVTVSVERRFTHPVLKKTIRKSKKYRAHDEQNTFKVGDSVRIIECAPRSKTKRWEVITAEA is encoded by the coding sequence ATGCCAAAGCGTATCCTGACAGGCACCGTAACCTCGGACGCCAATGAACAGACAGTCACCGTCTCCGTAGAGCGCCGCTTTACGCATCCGGTTCTGAAAAAGACCATTCGTAAGTCCAAGAAATACCGGGCGCACGACGAACAGAACACATTCAAGGTCGGCGATTCCGTCCGCATCATCGAATGTGCCCCCCGTTCAAAAACCAAGCGTTGGGAAGTGATCACCGCGGAAGCATGA
- the rpmC gene encoding 50S ribosomal protein L29: MSANELRDKTPDQLRDDLVNLKKEAFNLRFQQATGQLENPSRLRSVKRDVARVKTILNEKAASAATDA, encoded by the coding sequence ATGAGTGCCAATGAACTGCGTGACAAGACGCCGGACCAGCTCCGCGACGATCTTGTGAACCTGAAAAAAGAAGCGTTCAACCTGCGCTTCCAGCAAGCCACAGGCCAGCTGGAAAACCCGTCGCGTCTGCGGTCGGTCAAGCGTGACGTTGCCCGCGTCAAAACAATTCTGAACGAAAAAGCTGCTTCGGCAGCGACAGACGCGTAA
- the rplR gene encoding 50S ribosomal protein L18 → MANSKRQLFIKRRLRVRNKLRRTNAGRMRLSVHRSNKNISVQLIDDVNGVTVASASSLEKDLGVVGKNNVEAASKVGSAIAERAKKAGVETAYFDRGGFLFHGKVKALADAAREGGLKI, encoded by the coding sequence ATGGCAAACAGCAAAAGACAACTGTTCATCAAACGCCGCTTGCGCGTTCGGAACAAACTGCGCCGCACCAACGCAGGCCGTATGCGCCTGAGCGTGCACCGTTCAAACAAGAACATCAGCGTTCAGCTGATCGACGATGTGAACGGCGTCACCGTCGCCTCCGCTTCCTCGCTGGAAAAGGATCTGGGTGTTGTGGGCAAGAACAACGTCGAAGCAGCCTCCAAGGTTGGCTCGGCGATTGCCGAACGCGCCAAGAAGGCCGGCGTTGAGACAGCATATTTTGACCGGGGCGGTTTCCTGTTCCACGGCAAGGTAAAAGCACTCGCAGACGCAGCCCGCGAAGGCGGTCTGAAAATCTAA
- the rpsE gene encoding 30S ribosomal protein S5, whose protein sequence is MAERDNRRGNRRDRDEAPEFADRLVAINRVSKTVKGGKRFGFAALVVVGDQKGRVGFGKGKAKEVPEAIRKATEQAKRQMIRVQLREGRTLHHDMSGRHGAGKVVMRTAPEGTGIIAGGPMRAVFEMLGVKDVVSKSIGSQNPYNMIRATIDGLKKEQSPRSVAQRRGKKVADILPKREDAADSSAQVAEEA, encoded by the coding sequence ATGGCAGAACGTGATAACCGCCGGGGCAACCGTCGCGACCGCGACGAAGCACCGGAATTTGCAGATCGCCTGGTTGCGATCAACCGTGTTTCCAAGACCGTAAAAGGTGGTAAGCGCTTCGGCTTCGCCGCACTCGTCGTTGTTGGCGACCAAAAGGGCCGCGTCGGCTTTGGCAAAGGTAAAGCCAAGGAAGTCCCCGAAGCGATCCGCAAGGCGACCGAACAGGCCAAGCGCCAGATGATCCGCGTGCAACTGCGCGAAGGCCGCACGCTGCACCACGACATGTCGGGCCGTCACGGCGCAGGCAAAGTTGTGATGCGCACCGCACCTGAAGGTACAGGCATCATCGCCGGTGGTCCCATGCGTGCCGTTTTCGAAATGCTGGGCGTCAAGGACGTTGTGTCCAAGTCCATCGGTTCGCAAAACCCCTACAACATGATCCGCGCCACCATCGACGGATTGAAAAAAGAACAGTCCCCACGTTCGGTCGCGCAACGCCGCGGCAAGAAAGTGGCCGACATTCTGCCCAAGCGTGAAGATGCCGCAGATTCTTCCGCACAAGTGGCTGAGGAGGCATAA
- the rplF gene encoding 50S ribosomal protein L6, which produces MSRIGKKPVTLPSGVSASVSGQSIEVKGPKGTRSFSATDDVTLAVEDNVVTITPRGKSKRARQQWGMSRTMVQNLVQGVTEGFKKELEIQGVGYRAQMQGNTLKLNLGLSHDVDYTAPEGVTVTAPKQTEIVVEGIDEQLVGQVAANIRAWRKPEPYKGKGIRYKGEFVFRKEGKKK; this is translated from the coding sequence ATGTCTCGTATTGGTAAAAAACCGGTCACTCTGCCCAGCGGTGTATCCGCTTCGGTCAGCGGCCAGTCCATCGAAGTGAAGGGCCCCAAGGGGACCCGCAGCTTCTCGGCCACCGACGACGTGACCCTCGCGGTCGAAGACAACGTCGTCACCATCACGCCCCGCGGCAAATCCAAGCGCGCGCGCCAGCAGTGGGGCATGTCCCGCACGATGGTGCAGAACCTGGTGCAGGGTGTGACGGAAGGCTTCAAGAAAGAGCTGGAAATCCAGGGCGTGGGTTACCGGGCACAGATGCAGGGCAACACCCTGAAGCTGAACCTGGGTCTGAGCCACGATGTGGATTACACGGCACCCGAAGGGGTCACCGTAACGGCTCCGAAACAAACCGAGATTGTGGTTGAAGGCATCGACGAACAGCTTGTTGGTCAGGTCGCCGCGAACATCCGCGCTTGGCGCAAGCCCGAGCCCTACAAGGGCAAAGGCATCCGCTACAAGGGTGAGTTCGTCTTCCGCAAAGAAGGCAAGAAGAAGTAA
- the rpsK gene encoding 30S ribosomal protein S11: MARDTRRTKRKVSKNIAAGVAHVNSSFNNTKILISDVQGNAISWSSAGTMGFKGSRKSTPYAAQMAAEDAGKKAQEHGVKTLEVEVQGPGSGRESALRALAAAGFNITSIRDVTPMAHNGCRPPKRRRV, translated from the coding sequence ATGGCACGCGATACACGTCGGACCAAGCGTAAGGTCTCCAAGAACATCGCCGCAGGTGTGGCGCATGTGAACTCTTCCTTCAACAACACCAAGATCCTGATCTCGGATGTTCAAGGCAACGCAATCAGCTGGTCCTCGGCCGGTACCATGGGTTTCAAAGGGTCGCGTAAATCGACACCTTACGCCGCCCAGATGGCCGCCGAAGACGCGGGCAAGAAAGCACAGGAACACGGCGTGAAAACGCTCGAGGTCGAAGTGCAGGGCCCCGGTTCGGGTCGCGAAAGTGCGCTGCGCGCGCTGGCGGCTGCGGGCTTCAACATCACGTCCATCCGCGACGTGACGCCGATGGCTCACAACGGTTGCCGCCCTCCCAAACGCCGCCGCGTTTAA
- the rplN gene encoding 50S ribosomal protein L14 codes for MIQMQTNLDVADNSGARRVQCIKVLGGSKRKYASVGDIIVVSVKEAIPRGRVKKGDVRKAVVVRTAKEVRRDDGTAIRFDRNAAVILNNNNEPVGTRIFGPVVRELRGKNFMKIISLAPEVL; via the coding sequence ATGATCCAGATGCAGACAAACCTGGATGTTGCTGACAACAGCGGCGCGCGCCGTGTTCAGTGCATCAAGGTTCTGGGTGGTTCCAAGCGTAAGTACGCATCCGTCGGCGACATCATCGTCGTCTCGGTCAAGGAAGCCATCCCACGTGGTCGCGTAAAGAAAGGTGACGTCCGCAAGGCCGTCGTCGTGCGCACCGCCAAAGAAGTCCGTCGCGACGATGGCACCGCCATCCGCTTCGACCGCAACGCGGCCGTCATCCTGAACAACAACAACGAACCCGTGGGTACACGTATCTTTGGGCCGGTTGTTCGCGAACTGCGTGGCAAGAACTTCATGAAAATCATCTCGCTCGCTCCGGAGGTGCTGTAA
- a CDS encoding DNA-directed RNA polymerase subunit alpha, producing MIHKNWAELIKPQQLDVKPGNDPARQATVVAEPLERGFGLTMGNALRRVLMSSLQGAAITSVQIDNVLHEFSSVAGVREDVTDIILNLKGVSLRMEVEGPKRLSISAKGPGVVTAGDISESAGIEILNRDHVICHLDDGADIYMELMVNTGKGYVSADKNKPEDAPIGLIPIDAIYSPVKKVSYDVQPTREGQVLDYDKLTMKIETDGSLTPDDAVAFAARILQDQLGIFVNFDEPESAGRQDEDDGLEFNPLLLKKVDELELSVRSANCLKNDNIVYIGDLIQKTEAEMLRTPNFGRKSLNEIKEVLSGMGLHLGMDVEDWPPDNIEDLAKKFEDSF from the coding sequence ATGATCCACAAGAATTGGGCCGAACTGATCAAGCCTCAACAGCTTGACGTTAAACCCGGCAACGATCCTGCCCGTCAGGCAACCGTTGTCGCCGAGCCGCTGGAGCGCGGTTTCGGTCTGACCATGGGCAACGCCCTGCGTCGGGTCCTGATGAGCAGCCTGCAAGGCGCCGCCATCACATCCGTACAAATCGATAACGTCCTGCACGAATTTTCCAGTGTTGCCGGCGTGCGCGAAGACGTGACCGACATCATCCTGAACCTCAAGGGCGTCAGCCTGCGCATGGAAGTCGAAGGGCCCAAGCGCCTGTCGATCTCCGCAAAGGGTCCGGGCGTTGTGACTGCCGGTGACATTTCCGAATCCGCCGGCATCGAGATCCTGAACCGCGACCACGTGATCTGTCACCTGGACGACGGCGCGGACATCTACATGGAGCTGATGGTCAACACCGGCAAAGGCTATGTCTCTGCCGACAAGAACAAGCCGGAAGACGCGCCGATCGGCCTGATTCCGATCGATGCCATCTATTCGCCGGTCAAGAAAGTCAGCTACGACGTGCAGCCCACCCGCGAGGGCCAGGTGCTGGACTATGACAAGCTCACGATGAAAATCGAAACGGACGGTTCGCTGACACCCGACGATGCCGTGGCCTTTGCCGCGCGTATCCTGCAGGACCAGCTGGGCATCTTCGTCAACTTCGACGAGCCTGAATCGGCTGGTCGTCAGGACGAGGACGATGGTCTGGAGTTCAACCCGCTGCTGCTCAAGAAAGTCGACGAGCTGGAGCTTTCGGTGCGGTCCGCCAACTGCCTCAAGAACGACAATATCGTGTATATTGGCGATCTGATCCAGAAGACCGAAGCCGAAATGCTGCGCACGCCGAACTTCGGCCGCAAATCCCTGAACGAGATCAAGGAAGTGCTGTCGGGTATGGGTCTGCATCTGGGCATGGACGTCGAGGACTGGCCGCCGGACAACATCGAAGATTTGGCGAAGAAGTTCGAAGACAGCTTCTAA
- the rpsN gene encoding 30S ribosomal protein S14, producing MAKKSMIAREKKREALVKKYAAKRAALKEIISDESKPMEERFRASLKLAKLPRNSSAVRLHNRCQLTGRPHAYYRKLKISRIALRDLGSNGQIPGMVKSSW from the coding sequence ATGGCTAAGAAATCCATGATCGCACGCGAGAAAAAGCGTGAAGCACTGGTCAAGAAATACGCCGCCAAGCGTGCCGCGTTGAAAGAAATCATCAGCGACGAATCCAAGCCGATGGAAGAGCGTTTCCGCGCCTCCCTGAAGCTGGCGAAACTGCCTCGCAACTCTTCGGCCGTGCGTCTGCACAACCGTTGCCAGCTGACAGGTCGTCCGCACGCTTATTACCGTAAACTGAAAATCTCGCGTATCGCGCTGCGTGATCTTGGCTCGAACGGCCAGATCCCCGGCATGGTCAAGTCGAGCTGGTAA
- the rpmD gene encoding 50S ribosomal protein L30 — protein sequence MAKTIVIKQVGSPIRRPAKQRATLVGLGLNKMGRVRELEDTPSVRGMINKISHMVEIVEEKG from the coding sequence ATGGCCAAGACTATCGTGATCAAACAGGTGGGTTCGCCCATCCGTCGCCCCGCAAAACAGCGTGCCACTCTGGTGGGCCTCGGCCTCAACAAGATGGGCCGCGTGCGCGAACTTGAAGATACACCATCCGTCCGCGGCATGATCAACAAGATCAGCCACATGGTCGAAATCGTCGAGGAAAAGGGCTAA